In a single window of the Leishmania donovani BPK282A1 complete genome, chromosome 6 genome:
- a CDS encoding kinesin, putative, whose translation MSERVHVVVRIRPFIASDPPDAELNTLVLDPTHVSVGNNRVFKADRVYMMEDATEVIYAESIAPLISRFLRGFNTSVLAYGQTGTGKTFTVQSLLPLLLTDIMADKGLRSGAAGVPNAQTSTSLTAKAPLLYLQYVEVYGETIRDLLEGPAAAALRSDGEEPSKIRLVTTTAPGARATSPSSERADRQLSPIDERDAAASPTAGCVLVGATIVPIFTLAQAAELIARGGTRRATGSTNVHAHSSRSHAILTLFHARYACRLDVVDLAGSEREKKTGNVGVRFQESIAINTGLLALGNVMRALSRIHRAANGKEAGRGGGAGHQRAQHVPYRSSRLTRLLQDTLGGNSATVLIACVAPDTYNRDETLRTLQYCSLALRILNEPLQQYERLRRAQSPLCRRGSPSAAAAVSPLSLREGSYTATAATRACRDSEEADEPKMTQLKVLELQSAYASLQQQYDEQAEVIANMCASHATTKERLALCERELRKDEGIFTQQIRAMQELVCENRKLRRRLAKVFAPPTTTTNTTAAATAGRDKAAMAHDPLFRGGDGLPESTCTETDSHHGDKDLTDAVRHLLLAGDRDAAGRMGVSLQLAPSHSQGHRQQHSAPVAAAAATRPPLSAHSPHRSQDVRDGVTGGTQYVPLEELPLAVAHQAGVRVDDGRGGAETPTYPGAGGRTEASHALDGMTPGGAAAPTPAEPAQSFIRYILGLHGIDPEAEQAGDVDGGDGRGRAGAGAVAVAATSLQSSIRKSAATSVGGVALEPAEVSETTAGSSRHDHARQEGAPSPLNYALSRRSGRFAASFPPQTMGALSEGEHSSWERQVDRRGGGADAAQLDSSAVLLLAKEVLRYQGTNAELRNQVQVLQAELDGKQREAALLRLELQEMKELFTT comes from the coding sequence ATGTCGGAGCGCGTTCATGTTGTTGTGCGTATCCGCCCCTTCATCGCCTCTGACCCACCCGATGCAGAGCTGAACACGCTCGTGCTCGACCCGACGCACGTCAGCGTGGGCAACAACCGCGTCTTCAAGGCGGATCGAGTGTACATGATGGAGGACGCCACGGAGGTCATCTACGCCGAGTCCATAGCGCCGCTGATCAGCCGCTTTCTTCGGGGATTCAACACCAGCGTCCTCGCGTACGGCCAGACAGGGACGGGCAAAACCTTTACGGTGCAGTCCCTCCTGCCTCTGTTGCTGACGGACATCATGGCAGACAAGggtctgcgcagcggcgcggcaggggTACCCAACGCACAGACGTCGACCTCGCTCACGGCAAAAGCACCACTGTTGTACCTGCAGTACGTTGAGGTGTACGGTGAAACGATCCGCGACCTGCTGGAAGgcccagccgccgccgcgttgcGCAGCGACGGTGAAGAGCCCAGCAAGATCCGCCTcgtgacgacgacggcaccggGGGCGCGGGCGACCAGCCCGTCTTCGGAGCGCGCGGACCGGCAACTTTCTCCCATAGACGAACGtgacgccgcagcatcgccgaCGGCAGGCTGTGTTCTTGTAGGCGCCACCATCGTCCCCATCTTCACGctcgcgcaggcggcggagctgatcGCTCGCGGTGGCACTCGACGCGCAACCGGGTCTACAAACGTACACGCGCACTCGAGCCGGAGTCACGCCATCCTCACCCTCTTTCACGCTCGCTACGCGTGCCGGCTCGACGTTGTCGACTTGGCCggctcagagagagagaagaagacgGGAAACGTGGGCGTGCGCTTCCAGGAGAGTATCGCCATCAACACTGGACTGCTGGCGCTGGGCAACGTCATGCGTGCGCTGAGTCGCATCCATAGAGCTGCCAACGGCAAGGAGGCGGGCCGGGGTGGTGGGGCAGGGCATCAACGGGCGCAGCACGTTCCCTACCGCAGCAGTCGCCTGACGCGTCTGTTGCAGGACACCctcggcggcaacagcgccaCGGTGCTCATCGCCTGCGTTGCACCCGACACGTACAACCGCGATGAGACGCTGCGGACGCTGCAGTACTGCTCCCTCGCGCTGCGCATTCTGAatgagccgctgcagcagtacGAGCGACTTCGACGCGCACAGTCGCCGCTGTGTCGTCGTGGAagcccctccgccgccgccgcggtctCGCCACTGTCGCTGCGCGAGGGTTCATACACGGCCACCGCAGCTACGAGGGCTTGCAGGgacagcgaggaggcagaCGAGCCGAAGATGACCCAGCTGAAGGTGCTCGAGCTGCAGTCTGCCTACGCCAGtctccagcagcagtacGACGAGCAAGCCGAGGTGATTGCCAACATGTGCGCGTCGCACGCAACAACGAAGGagcggctggcgctgtgcgagCGGGAGCTCCGCAAGGACGAGGGCATCTTCACCCAGCAAATACGTGCCATGCAGGAGCTCGTGTGCGAGAACCGaaagctgcggcggcggctggcgaAGGTATTTGCCCCccccactaccaccaccaacactacagcagcagcgaccgctGGACGCGATAAAGCAGCCATGGCGCACGACCCGCTCTTccgtggcggtgatggcctACCTGAGTCCACGTGCACAGAAACGGACTCGCACCATGGTGACAAGGACCTTACGGACGCCGtgcgccacctgctgctcgCTGGTGATCGCGATGCCGCGGGCAGAATGGGTGTCTCACTGCAGCTTGCACCCTCGCACTCTCAAGGCCACCGTCAGCAACACTCAGCCCCAgtagctgccgccgcggctactcgaccgccgctgtcggccCATTCGCCGCACCGCTCGCAGGACGTCAGGGATGGTGTCACGGGCGGCACTCAGTACGTGCCACTCGAGGAGTTACCGCTGGCAGTGGCACACCAAGCCGGGGTGCGGGTCGACGATGGCCGCGGAGGTGCAGAGACACCGACATACCCAGGGGCGGGGGGGCGCACAGAGGCTTCTCACGCGCTGGACGGCATGACgcctggcggtgctgctgctccaacTCCTGCAGAGCCTGCCCAGTCGTTCATCCGCTACATTCTCGGCCTGCATGGCATCGATCCAGAAGCTGAGCAAGCAGGTGACGTTGACGGTGGTGACGGAAGAGGGCGGGCAGGAGCgggagcggtggcggtggcagccacGTCTCTCCAGTCGTCCATCCGCAAATCCGCGGCCACGAGCGTAggtggggtggcgctggAACCTGCAGAAGTATCGGAGACAACCGCAGGGAGCAGCCGCCATGACCACGCGCGACAGGAAGGTGCACCATCGCCTCTGAACTACGCTCTGTCGCGCCGCTCcggccgcttcgccgcgTCCTTTCCTCCGCAAACGATGGGGGCGCTCTCTGAGGGagagcacagcagctggGAAAGGCAGGTGGATCGccggggaggcggcgctgatgcagcTCAGCTAGACAgctcggcggtgctgctgctggcgaaggaggtgctgcgttACCAAGGAACGAATGCGGAGTTGCGCAACCAGGTCCAGGTACTTCAAGCAGAGCTGGATGGTAAGCAGcgagaggcagcgctgctgcgtctggAGCTGCAAGAAATGAAGGAACTCTTCACGACGTAA